A stretch of the Lolium perenne isolate Kyuss_39 chromosome 3, Kyuss_2.0, whole genome shotgun sequence genome encodes the following:
- the LOC127338504 gene encoding GDSL esterase/lipase At1g28590-like, translated as MASEYQAHRCISSCILLVGAVLLLSAGTGSSASCYKRIFTFGDSIIDTGNFLQMIGHNPSPIKEPPYGMTFFHHPTGRICDGRVLIDFYAEALGLPLIPPNLPNENSGLFPWGANFAVFAATALPPEYFRNKWNHTVPGSSCLSSQIGWFKDMLHRLAPGDATKTVLSESLIILGEIGGNDYNFWLMSRRPRDVAYQFIPDVVSIIINTAQVLINLGAKTIMIPGNFPIGCVPEYLEAFKTNNPADYDEFHCLKWFNDFSMRHNQALSNEISRLRAQHPGVKLIYADYFGANMEIFKNPHIFGIGDPLLTCCGGKGYGDGKPCDKNAILRGDPANFASWDGIHMTEKAYNGIADGVLRGKFAKPPLLYSC; from the exons ATGGCATCTGAGTATCAAGCACACCGTTGCATCTCCTCGTGCATCCTCCTTGTCGGTGCCGTCCTTCTGCTGAGCGCCGGCACTGGGTCCTCTGCTAGTTGCTACAAGCGCATCTTCACCTTTGGCGACTCAATCATCGACACCGGCAACTTCCTGCAGATGATCGGCCATAACCCATCCCCGATAAAGGAGCCCCCGTATGGGATGACCTTCTTCCACCACCCGACAGGACGCATATGTGACGGCCGCGTCCTCATTGATTTCTACG CGGAAGCGCTCGGGCTGCCGTTGATACCACCAAACTTACCCAACGAGAACTCGGGACTATTCCCATGGGGTGCCAACTTTGCTGTGTTCGCTGCTACAGCGCTGCCCCCCGAGTACTTCAGAAACAAGTGGAACCACACTGTGCCCGGGTCTTCCTGCCTGAGCAGCCAGATTGGCTGGTTCAAGGATATGCTTCACCGGTTAGCTCCAGGGGACG CTACCAAGACAGTCCTGAGCGAGTCTCTCATCATTTTGGGCGAGATTGGTGGAAACGACTACAATTTCTGGCTTATGAGTCGTCGTCCTCGTGATGTAGCCTACCAATTCATCCCAGACGTTGTCTCCATCATAATTAATACTGCCCAG GTACTCATCAATCTCGGCGCAAAAACGATCATGATCCCGGGAAACTTCCCCATCGGGTGCGTGCCAGAGTACCTGGAGGCTTTCAAGACCAACAACCCTGCAGATTACGACGAGTTCCACTGCCTCAAGTGGTTCAACGACTTCTCCATGCGGCATAACCAGGCGCTATCCAATGAGATCAGTAGGCTCAGGGCGCAGCACCCAGGCGTGAAGCTCATCTACGCAGACTACTTTGGGGCTAACATGGAAATCTTCAAGAATCCACACATATTTG GCATTGGTGATCCTCTACTTACATGTTGCGGTGGCAAGGGTTATGGTGACGGGAAGCCTTGCGACAAGAACGCCATTCTTCGGGGTGACCCAGCGAATTTCGCCAGCTGGGACGGTATCCACATGACCGAAAAGGCCTACAATGGTATCGCCGACGGGGTGTTGCGCGGGAAGTTCGCGAAACCGCCATTATTGTATTCTTGTTAG